Proteins encoded in a region of the Paenibacillus pedocola genome:
- a CDS encoding 2Fe-2S iron-sulfur cluster-binding protein: MKLQNGYKVTFLPEERIAVVKHGTSLLEAARKAGVVLPTRCGGKAACLMCKVTVEQQESGALRPPGEAERRKLGSLLEQGVRLACQAAVCSDLSVSVPEDPLKAAVRRRLEAARRGERDELW; this comes from the coding sequence ATGAAGCTGCAAAATGGATATAAGGTTACTTTTCTGCCCGAGGAACGAATAGCGGTTGTTAAGCATGGGACATCGCTGCTGGAGGCTGCCCGCAAGGCCGGAGTGGTATTGCCTACACGCTGCGGAGGTAAAGCCGCCTGTCTGATGTGCAAGGTGACTGTGGAACAGCAGGAATCCGGAGCGCTGCGCCCACCCGGTGAGGCCGAACGGCGCAAGCTGGGCAGCCTGCTGGAGCAAGGCGTCCGTCTGGCCTGCCAGGCTGCCGTCTGCAGCGATTTGAGCGTCAGTGTTCCCGAAGACCCGCTCAAAGCGGCTGTACGCCGCAGGCTGGAAGCTGCACGCCGTGGTGAAAGGGACGAGCTATGGTAG
- a CDS encoding DUF2768 family protein, which produces MDPMTKMWLSLIAILIMGVSVFLITFARSKTKGVLRAILSIVAFVIMLIGLLSGAASIM; this is translated from the coding sequence ATGGATCCGATGACGAAGATGTGGTTATCTCTTATTGCGATACTTATCATGGGAGTATCTGTGTTTCTGATCACCTTTGCCCGCAGCAAGACGAAAGGCGTGCTTAGAGCCATTTTGTCCATAGTTGCCTTTGTTATCATGTTAATCGGCCTGCTCAGCGGAGCGGCTTCAATTATGTAA
- a CDS encoding stage VI sporulation protein F — MDRDFSKDALNAINKKAGKNITPGAVKKLASTVKPGTMQNEAQLRQLIKQVSAMAKVPVSEATVQEIISAVKKGGTNSGTMESLMKMLMKK; from the coding sequence GTGGACAGAGATTTTTCCAAAGATGCATTAAATGCCATCAACAAAAAGGCAGGCAAGAATATAACGCCGGGTGCGGTTAAAAAGCTGGCCAGTACGGTCAAGCCGGGAACCATGCAGAATGAAGCCCAGCTCCGCCAGTTAATCAAGCAGGTATCAGCCATGGCGAAGGTGCCGGTCAGCGAGGCTACTGTGCAGGAGATTATTAGTGCTGTCAAAAAAGGCGGCACAAACTCCGGCACAATGGAGTCTTTGATGAAAATGTTAATGAAAAAATAG
- a CDS encoding NAD(P)H-dependent glycerol-3-phosphate dehydrogenase, with product MSDKVTVLVAGSWGTALASVLAANHSEVYLWTRRPEQAAEINEAHTNEHFLPGVSLPKNIIATTDMEKAVDGSKAVVIVAPSSGMRQVARSLKSFWKEDMLCIHATKGFETETKKRMSTVISEELGCSEGQIVVLSGPSHAEEVVRLCPTTVVVASADEERAAIAQGLFINNDFRVYTNRDQLGVELAGALKNIIALGAGLSDGLGFGDNAKAALLTRGLAEISRVGVELGANPLTFSGLAGLGDLVVTATSQHSRNWRAGWMLGQGKPLAEVLDSMGMVVEGIRTTEAAYAISLNLGVQMPITDQIYHVLFKGRTPRSAVEALMGRDRKTEMEAISQETWEQWHS from the coding sequence TTGTCTGATAAAGTAACCGTGCTGGTCGCGGGCAGTTGGGGAACTGCGCTGGCATCTGTGCTGGCGGCTAACCACTCGGAAGTTTATCTATGGACACGTAGGCCTGAGCAAGCTGCCGAGATTAATGAGGCGCATACGAACGAACACTTTTTACCGGGAGTGTCTTTACCAAAGAACATCATTGCCACTACAGACATGGAAAAAGCAGTGGACGGTTCCAAAGCGGTAGTAATTGTTGCACCGTCATCCGGTATGCGTCAAGTAGCGCGCAGCTTAAAGAGCTTTTGGAAGGAAGATATGCTCTGTATTCATGCCACGAAGGGTTTTGAGACAGAAACAAAGAAGCGGATGTCGACAGTAATTTCCGAAGAGCTGGGGTGCAGTGAAGGGCAGATTGTGGTCCTCTCCGGACCCAGTCATGCCGAGGAAGTGGTCCGTCTCTGTCCGACAACGGTTGTTGTCGCATCGGCTGATGAAGAACGGGCTGCCATCGCGCAGGGACTGTTCATTAACAACGATTTCCGTGTCTATACCAACCGCGATCAGCTGGGGGTAGAGCTGGCAGGAGCTCTAAAAAATATTATCGCCCTTGGCGCCGGTTTGTCAGATGGTCTGGGCTTCGGAGATAATGCCAAAGCAGCGCTGCTGACCCGCGGACTCGCTGAAATTTCCCGCGTCGGTGTCGAGCTGGGGGCGAACCCGTTGACCTTCTCCGGTCTGGCTGGACTCGGTGACCTGGTCGTGACGGCAACGAGCCAGCATAGCCGTAATTGGCGTGCAGGCTGGATGCTGGGACAAGGTAAACCGCTTGCTGAAGTACTGGATTCCATGGGCATGGTTGTAGAAGGAATCCGTACGACGGAGGCGGCCTATGCGATTTCATTGAATTTGGGCGTGCAGATGCCGATTACCGACCAGATCTACCACGTGCTGTTCAAGGGAAGAACACCCCGCAGCGCAGTAGAAGCCTTGATGGGCCGTGACCGCAAGACGGAGATGGAAGCCATCTCACAAGAAACCTGGGAGCAGTGGCATTCCTGA
- the plsY gene encoding glycerol-3-phosphate 1-O-acyltransferase PlsY: protein MAFELLVIVVSYLLGSVSFSVLLARLLKGIDIRQYGSGNAGATNTLRVMGKGPAILVLVLDVLKGIAAVWLGTWAGGWGGWVAVACGIAAIIGHNWPLYFHFRGGKGIATTIGVMATLCFWPALTAGIIAILAIVFTRYVSLGSLIFVALTPVFLLFTGFTAPELWGSLIIAVFAFWRHRSNIVKISQGRENKIGSKVKEGNRVV from the coding sequence GTGGCGTTTGAACTTCTGGTTATCGTTGTAAGCTATTTGCTTGGCTCTGTCAGCTTCAGTGTATTGCTTGCCCGGCTGCTCAAGGGGATTGACATCCGCCAATATGGAAGCGGGAATGCCGGAGCTACTAATACACTTAGAGTGATGGGGAAAGGACCGGCCATACTGGTGCTGGTTCTGGACGTACTGAAGGGAATTGCTGCGGTCTGGCTCGGAACCTGGGCTGGCGGCTGGGGAGGCTGGGTGGCCGTCGCCTGCGGTATTGCTGCCATTATCGGGCACAATTGGCCGCTTTATTTTCACTTCCGCGGAGGAAAGGGGATTGCAACGACCATCGGCGTGATGGCCACACTTTGCTTTTGGCCTGCGCTGACTGCCGGCATTATTGCAATCCTGGCTATTGTGTTCACCCGTTATGTGTCTCTCGGCTCACTTATTTTTGTGGCGCTTACTCCGGTCTTTCTGCTGTTTACCGGATTTACAGCTCCTGAGCTTTGGGGCAGCCTGATTATCGCTGTGTTTGCCTTCTGGCGGCACCGCAGCAATATTGTAAAGATCTCTCAGGGAAGAGAGAATAAAATCGGCTCCAAAGTCAAGGAGGGGAATCGCGTTGTCTGA
- the der gene encoding ribosome biogenesis GTPase Der, with product MARPVVAIVGRPNVGKSTIFNRLIGDRLAIVEDKPGITRDRIYGVSDWNGKSFSVIDTGGIEIDGEDAILKSIRVQAELAIEEADVIVFMCEAKSGLTNADEEVAQILFRSGKPIVLAINKVDNMKRTEDIYEFYSLGIGDPIGISGSHGTGIGDLLDAVTEKLPEKEDEEYDEDVIRVALIGRPNVGKSSLVNAILGEERVIVSDVAGTTRDAIDTPFERDGQRYVLIDTAGMRKRGKVYETTEKYSVMRAMRAIERADVVLVVINGQEGIIDQDKHIAGYAHDAGKASIFVVNKWDAVEKDDKTMQNFENTIRDHFLFMTYAPVVFLSALTKQRLQKLLPVVQHVAQQHALRITTHLVNDVVSDAVAINPPPTDKGRRLRINYVTQVAVKPPTIVVFVNDPSLMHFSYERYLENKIRAAFNFEGTPIRLFTRRKSENEG from the coding sequence ATGGCAAGACCCGTTGTGGCCATTGTCGGCAGGCCTAACGTCGGGAAATCGACGATATTTAACAGGCTGATTGGTGATAGACTGGCCATTGTAGAAGATAAACCGGGGATTACCCGTGACCGGATTTATGGCGTTTCCGATTGGAACGGTAAATCCTTCAGTGTAATTGATACCGGAGGAATTGAGATTGACGGTGAAGATGCGATTCTGAAATCGATCCGCGTTCAGGCGGAGCTGGCGATCGAGGAAGCGGATGTCATCGTCTTTATGTGTGAGGCGAAAAGCGGTCTTACGAATGCAGATGAAGAGGTAGCGCAGATTCTGTTCCGGTCCGGCAAGCCGATCGTACTGGCGATCAACAAAGTGGATAATATGAAGCGTACGGAAGACATCTATGAATTCTACAGCCTCGGAATTGGCGATCCGATCGGTATTTCCGGCAGCCATGGTACCGGAATCGGCGATCTGCTGGATGCGGTTACTGAAAAGCTTCCGGAAAAGGAAGATGAAGAATACGATGAAGATGTGATTCGTGTTGCTTTAATTGGACGCCCGAACGTAGGGAAATCCTCGCTCGTGAACGCTATTCTCGGTGAAGAACGCGTTATAGTCAGTGATGTTGCCGGAACTACACGCGATGCGATCGATACTCCTTTTGAACGGGATGGACAGCGGTATGTCCTGATTGATACAGCGGGTATGCGTAAACGCGGCAAAGTATATGAAACTACAGAGAAATACAGTGTCATGCGTGCCATGCGTGCGATTGAGCGGGCTGATGTAGTACTTGTTGTCATCAACGGCCAGGAAGGCATTATCGACCAGGACAAGCATATTGCCGGTTATGCCCATGATGCAGGGAAAGCTTCGATCTTCGTAGTGAATAAATGGGATGCCGTCGAGAAGGACGATAAGACGATGCAGAACTTTGAGAACACGATCCGCGACCATTTCCTGTTTATGACCTATGCTCCGGTTGTTTTCTTGTCAGCACTTACGAAACAACGTCTTCAGAAGCTGCTTCCGGTTGTACAGCATGTTGCCCAGCAGCATGCCCTGCGGATTACGACGCATCTGGTTAATGATGTAGTATCTGATGCTGTAGCGATTAACCCTCCGCCTACGGACAAAGGACGCCGTTTGCGCATCAACTACGTAACCCAAGTTGCGGTGAAGCCGCCGACGATTGTTGTGTTCGTAAATGATCCGTCACTGATGCATTTCTCCTACGAACGTTATTTGGAGAACAAAATCCGTGCAGCGTTCAATTTCGAAGGTACACCGATCCGTCTCTTTACGCGGCGCAAATCCGAAAACGAAGGTTAG